Proteins found in one Cobetia sp. L2A1 genomic segment:
- the aat gene encoding leucyl/phenylalanyl-tRNA--protein transferase, translated as MLPWLPPAPVRFPHASSALSEPDGLLCAGGELSPEWLLAAYPRGIFPWFSPGDPILWWSPDPRMVLVPSEIRVRRSLAKRLRNAGMHFSMDRDFTGVISACASISRDGQAGTWILPEMRDAYIALHAMGHAHSVEVWQDDTLVGGLYGVACDRVFFGESMFSKVTDASKLALVILCRELEARNFQLIDCQMHTPHLEKLGARGIARNDFISYLDQYATGRGREGKWSLTCSPPQDGP; from the coding sequence ATGCTGCCCTGGCTACCCCCTGCTCCCGTCCGCTTTCCACATGCTTCCTCAGCCCTGAGCGAGCCTGATGGCCTGCTGTGCGCTGGCGGTGAACTCAGTCCCGAGTGGCTGCTAGCCGCCTACCCGCGCGGCATCTTCCCCTGGTTCAGCCCCGGCGACCCTATCTTATGGTGGTCACCGGACCCTCGCATGGTGCTGGTCCCAAGCGAAATACGTGTTCGTCGCAGTCTGGCCAAGCGCCTACGCAATGCTGGCATGCACTTCAGTATGGACCGCGACTTTACCGGCGTAATCAGTGCCTGTGCCAGCATTTCCCGCGACGGACAGGCCGGTACATGGATATTGCCAGAAATGCGTGACGCCTACATCGCTCTACACGCCATGGGACATGCCCACAGCGTGGAAGTTTGGCAGGATGATACGCTGGTAGGCGGCCTTTATGGGGTTGCCTGCGATCGCGTGTTCTTTGGTGAATCGATGTTCTCGAAGGTCACCGACGCCTCCAAACTGGCGCTGGTAATACTGTGTCGTGAACTCGAGGCGCGCAATTTTCAGTTGATCGACTGCCAGATGCATACCCCACACCTGGAAAAACTAGGCGCCCGTGGCATCGCCCGTAACGATTTCATCAGCTATCTTGACCAGTATGCCACTGGGCGTGGGCGTGAAGGCAAGTGGTCACTGACGTGCAGCCCCCCACAAGACGGCCCTTGA
- a CDS encoding arginyltransferase: MSSHTPKKPQRDLRFFLTVPHACSYLEDRQATTLFLDPQEAPNPGVYDALALLGFRRSGSHLYRPHCGDCRACISVRVPIGDFTANRTQKKLIKRNADLVIEEGPALFDPEHYRLYAHYIRSRHADGDMFPPSHEQYRTFLTSRDEYARLVSFRLDGRLVAVAAMDRMSHGLSAIYTFYDPDEAFQHRSLGTYAVLWQIEQAHREGLAHLYLGYWIRDCRKMNYKQHFQPLEYLDGSHWRRRISASFSDSHLPLSLIQPYESHIIE; encoded by the coding sequence GTGAGCAGTCATACCCCGAAAAAACCGCAACGCGATCTGCGCTTCTTCCTGACCGTGCCCCATGCCTGCAGCTATCTTGAAGATCGGCAGGCGACGACACTGTTTCTCGATCCTCAGGAAGCACCCAATCCCGGCGTCTATGATGCACTTGCCCTGCTCGGTTTTCGTCGCAGTGGGTCGCACCTCTATCGCCCTCATTGCGGTGATTGTCGTGCCTGTATCTCGGTGCGTGTGCCGATTGGCGACTTTACTGCCAATCGTACGCAGAAAAAGCTGATCAAGCGCAATGCTGATCTCGTCATCGAGGAAGGACCCGCCCTTTTCGATCCGGAGCACTACCGGCTATACGCGCATTATATTCGCAGCCGCCATGCCGACGGAGACATGTTTCCGCCCAGCCATGAGCAGTACCGCACCTTTCTGACCTCGCGAGATGAGTACGCTCGACTGGTCAGCTTCCGCCTTGATGGACGTCTGGTGGCCGTCGCTGCGATGGATCGCATGAGCCACGGTCTCTCGGCCATCTATACCTTCTACGACCCTGATGAAGCATTTCAGCACCGTTCGCTAGGCACCTATGCCGTGCTCTGGCAGATAGAGCAGGCACATCGCGAAGGTCTGGCCCATCTCTATCTGGGCTACTGGATTCGTGATTGCCGCAAGATGAACTACAAGCAACATTTTCAGCCGCTTGAATATCTCGACGGCAGCCACTGGCGGCGGCGTATTTCGGCAAGCTTCAGTGACAGTCATCTGCCATTGAGCCTTATCCAGCCATATGAGTCGCATATCATCGAATAG
- the infA gene encoding translation initiation factor IF-1 — protein sequence MAREDHIEMEGVIVDTLPNTTFRVELENGHIVTAHISGKMRKNYIRILTGDKVKVELTPYDLSKGRIVYRSR from the coding sequence ATGGCGCGTGAAGATCATATTGAAATGGAAGGCGTTATCGTCGACACCCTTCCTAACACCACTTTCCGGGTTGAACTGGAAAACGGTCACATCGTGACTGCCCACATCTCCGGCAAGATGCGCAAGAACTACATCCGCATTCTGACCGGTGACAAGGTCAAGGTTGAACTGACTCCATACGACCTGTCCAAAGGCCGTATCGTCTACCGTTCGCGCTAA